One Endozoicomonas gorgoniicola DNA window includes the following coding sequences:
- the dnaX gene encoding DNA polymerase III subunit gamma/tau: protein MSYQVLARKWRPRSFKELVGQTHVLQALVNALDQDRLHHAYLFTGTRGVGKTTIARILAKCLNCDEGVSSTPCGQCAACCEIDDGRFVDLIEVDAASRTKVEDTRELLDNVQYAPTHGRYKVYLIDEVHMLSAHSFNALLKTLEEPPPHVKFLLATTDPQKLPITILSRCLQFGLKNMTPERIVGHLENVLGSEHIPYETSALWQLARAADGSMRDSLSLTDQAIAFGNGRVSEGEVSSMLGTIDQGQVMKMVRALSTADAGSVLKAVADLAEHAPDYMAVLNDMLSVLHRVAIAQAVPDAVDNSQGDREQVLQLAGNMRAEDVQLYYQIGLVGKRDLPLAPEPRSGFEMALLRMLAFRPEPVRIESGAAKRSSVDVGSPVSESSEAAEPEPAPASESIATESIAAEATVAEPIAQESAVDAVDPVQPATVPSVLPQREATPTAEPVPPTPAVAVNPLPEDFSPSPAPAVVEPVVPATSQPVPEVGQEPPFSGQPDYLQEVPPLDDDQAGDPGFQADYVPAVTSGAEPDDREDDDVPPPMSTYESYAASMDLQNLSMPEPAAVPQVVDEAPVLPDPSERVCLTDLDALSWIPVYRSLPLGGVTRTIGSHCEYVAHSSGRIDLRLDEGRSTLYNDTHRERIEKALSDYFQQPVRLQVEVGVVQTETPAAWRERKIGERLQQARDSIYSDANVQSLVDQFTAVVLDDSVQPVGNVIK, encoded by the coding sequence ATGAGCTATCAGGTTCTTGCTCGCAAGTGGCGACCTCGTTCTTTCAAGGAGCTGGTTGGGCAGACGCATGTTCTGCAGGCTCTGGTGAATGCACTGGATCAGGATCGCCTGCACCACGCTTATCTGTTTACCGGTACCCGAGGGGTAGGTAAAACCACCATTGCCCGAATTCTGGCAAAATGTCTCAACTGTGACGAAGGGGTGAGTTCGACGCCCTGCGGACAGTGCGCCGCCTGTTGTGAAATTGATGACGGACGTTTCGTTGACCTGATTGAGGTGGATGCGGCATCCCGCACCAAGGTGGAAGACACCCGGGAGCTTCTCGATAACGTTCAATATGCCCCGACTCACGGACGCTACAAGGTGTACCTGATTGACGAGGTACACATGCTGTCGGCGCACAGCTTTAATGCGCTGCTGAAAACTCTGGAAGAGCCGCCTCCCCATGTGAAGTTTTTGCTGGCCACCACGGACCCACAGAAGCTGCCCATCACGATTTTGTCCCGTTGTTTGCAGTTCGGCCTGAAGAACATGACGCCGGAGCGCATTGTCGGGCATCTGGAAAATGTTCTCGGCAGTGAACATATCCCCTATGAAACCTCGGCACTCTGGCAGCTGGCGCGTGCGGCTGATGGCAGTATGCGGGATTCCCTGAGTCTGACGGATCAGGCCATTGCCTTTGGTAATGGACGGGTTTCTGAAGGTGAAGTCAGCTCGATGCTGGGTACCATTGACCAGGGGCAGGTCATGAAGATGGTCCGGGCGTTGTCGACTGCAGATGCCGGAAGTGTCCTGAAAGCGGTTGCTGATCTGGCGGAGCATGCGCCGGATTATATGGCGGTACTGAATGATATGCTGTCGGTACTGCACCGGGTGGCTATTGCCCAGGCGGTTCCTGACGCGGTGGATAACAGTCAGGGTGATCGTGAACAGGTGTTACAACTGGCGGGCAATATGCGGGCAGAAGATGTCCAGCTGTACTACCAGATTGGCCTGGTGGGTAAGCGTGACCTGCCGTTAGCGCCAGAGCCAAGAAGCGGCTTTGAGATGGCGCTGCTGCGTATGCTGGCTTTCCGTCCTGAGCCGGTGCGGATTGAATCCGGCGCTGCTAAACGCTCTTCTGTTGATGTCGGCAGCCCAGTTTCTGAGTCCTCTGAAGCGGCGGAACCCGAGCCTGCGCCTGCTTCTGAATCAATAGCTACAGAATCAATAGCTGCAGAAGCAACGGTTGCTGAGCCCATTGCACAAGAGTCTGCTGTTGACGCTGTTGATCCTGTGCAACCTGCAACGGTACCATCGGTTCTGCCGCAGCGGGAAGCTACCCCTACCGCAGAGCCTGTGCCGCCGACCCCGGCCGTGGCAGTGAACCCTCTGCCAGAGGATTTTTCACCTTCGCCCGCTCCGGCGGTCGTTGAGCCGGTTGTGCCAGCAACATCGCAGCCTGTTCCGGAGGTGGGGCAGGAGCCACCTTTTTCTGGGCAGCCGGACTATTTGCAGGAGGTGCCGCCGCTTGATGATGATCAGGCGGGAGACCCGGGTTTTCAGGCTGACTATGTGCCTGCTGTCACATCTGGTGCAGAGCCGGATGACCGGGAAGATGACGATGTGCCTCCGCCGATGTCAACCTATGAAAGTTATGCGGCCAGCATGGATTTGCAGAATCTGTCCATGCCTGAGCCTGCGGCTGTGCCGCAGGTGGTCGATGAGGCTCCGGTACTGCCTGATCCTTCCGAGCGGGTGTGTCTGACCGATCTGGATGCCCTGAGCTGGATTCCGGTTTATCGCAGTCTGCCGCTGGGTGGTGTTACCCGGACGATTGGATCCCATTGTGAATACGTTGCACACAGCAGTGGTCGTATAGACCTGCGTCTGGATGAAGGGCGCAGTACGCTCTACAACGATACCCATCGTGAACGTATTGAAAAGGCACTGTCAGACTATTTTCAGCAACCGGTGCGTCTGCAGGTAGAGGTGGGCGTTGTACAGACTGAAACACCGGCAGCCTGGCGTGAACGAAAAATTGGCGAGCGTTTGCAGCAGGCCCGCGACAGTATATACAGTGATGCCAATGTGCAGTCACTGGTTGATCAATTCACAGCTGTTGTTCTGGACGACAGCGTTCAGCCCGTAGGTAATGTCATAAAGTAG
- a CDS encoding YbaB/EbfC family nucleoid-associated protein: protein MFKGGMGNLMKQAQKMQEDMQRVQEELANAEVQGESGAGMVKVTMTGRHDVKRVEIDPSLMEEDKEMLEDLLAAAVNDAVRKVESNNKEKMSGLTAGMNLPDGFKMPF from the coding sequence ATGTTCAAGGGTGGTATGGGCAATCTGATGAAGCAGGCCCAGAAAATGCAGGAAGATATGCAGCGGGTTCAGGAAGAACTGGCCAATGCTGAAGTTCAGGGTGAATCCGGTGCCGGTATGGTAAAGGTCACTATGACAGGACGCCACGATGTTAAGCGTGTCGAAATTGATCCGAGCCTGATGGAAGAAGACAAGGAAATGCTGGAAGACCTGCTGGCGGCGGCAGTAAACGACGCTGTTCGTAAGGTTGAGAGCAATAACAAGGAAAAAATGTCCGGCCTGACAGCAGGCATGAATCTGCCTGATGGCTTCAAGATGCCATTCTAA
- the recR gene encoding recombination mediator RecR — protein sequence MFSPLIRELMESLRCLPGVGPRSSQRMALHLLERDREGALRLARALQEAAEGVGRCRDCRTLCEDHLCEICTHAGRESTTLCVVENPSDVMAFEQAGGYRGRYFVLMGHLSPIDGIGPDDIGVTDLMQLVEKNQVTEVILATNPTVEGEATAHYIAEQLKRRDVEATRIAHGVPLGGELEYVDGGTLAHALAGRRKLLT from the coding sequence ATGTTCAGTCCTCTTATCAGGGAATTGATGGAAAGCCTGCGCTGTCTGCCCGGGGTTGGTCCCCGTTCTTCCCAGCGGATGGCCCTGCATCTGCTGGAGCGGGACAGGGAAGGCGCCCTGCGGCTGGCCAGGGCCTTGCAGGAAGCTGCTGAAGGTGTTGGTCGCTGTCGTGACTGCCGAACCCTCTGTGAAGATCATCTGTGTGAAATCTGCACTCATGCGGGACGGGAGTCGACAACGCTTTGTGTGGTTGAAAACCCTTCTGATGTCATGGCTTTCGAGCAGGCAGGTGGTTACCGGGGGCGGTACTTCGTGCTGATGGGGCACTTGTCGCCTATTGACGGCATAGGTCCGGATGATATTGGAGTGACTGACCTGATGCAGCTGGTGGAAAAGAATCAGGTAACCGAAGTGATTCTTGCGACAAACCCTACTGTGGAAGGTGAGGCTACGGCTCATTATATTGCTGAACAGCTGAAGCGCAGAGACGTCGAGGCTACCCGTATTGCTCACGGCGTACCACTGGGTGGAGAGCTGGAGTATGTTGATGGTGGCACTCTGGCACATGCGCTGGCAGGTCGCCGTAAGTTGCTGACCTGA
- a CDS encoding DUF6625 family protein, which translates to MTSVGIIIPYFGKWPFWFNLFLKSCEPNKNFNWIFYTDCGVPKWYPENVTFIEITFNEYKKKVSESLNINFNPERAYKICDLRPAFGHIHKKDIEEYDFYGYGDIDVIYGDLNIFFTEEKFKKFNILSSHYRRLCGHLCLFKNTEEVRSIYLQIKNWKTQMEDKQHFSVDEKAFSDLFVHHKNLPPFIRKFTNKFYKLAKTVSFEEAYSTPNAKLPWHDGTKVYPEVWHYNKGHLTNSKDGAREFAYLHFMSWKQNNWDKLENIVSNINPLLSDSWHISSSGFHK; encoded by the coding sequence ATGACAAGTGTTGGAATTATCATACCTTATTTTGGAAAATGGCCATTCTGGTTCAATTTGTTTCTAAAATCCTGCGAGCCAAACAAAAACTTCAACTGGATTTTTTACACTGACTGTGGAGTGCCTAAGTGGTATCCGGAGAATGTTACTTTTATTGAAATAACCTTTAATGAATATAAAAAGAAAGTATCTGAATCATTAAATATTAACTTTAATCCTGAAAGAGCATATAAAATTTGTGATCTAAGACCTGCATTTGGGCACATTCATAAAAAAGATATAGAGGAATATGATTTTTATGGATATGGAGATATTGATGTCATTTATGGTGATTTAAATATATTCTTCACAGAAGAAAAATTTAAAAAATTTAATATATTATCATCACACTACAGAAGACTATGTGGTCATTTGTGCTTATTTAAAAATACTGAAGAAGTCAGGAGTATTTATCTACAAATAAAAAATTGGAAAACACAAATGGAGGATAAGCAGCATTTTTCCGTGGATGAAAAAGCTTTTAGCGATCTATTTGTACATCATAAAAATCTACCACCTTTCATACGTAAATTTACAAACAAATTCTATAAACTAGCAAAAACCGTTTCATTTGAAGAAGCATATAGCACACCTAATGCAAAACTGCCTTGGCACGATGGTACTAAAGTCTACCCTGAAGTGTGGCACTATAACAAAGGTCACCTGACTAACTCAAAAGATGGGGCAAGAGAATTCGCATATTTACACTTTATGTCCTGGAAGCAAAATAACTGGGATAAGCTGGAAAATATAGTATCAAACATTAACCCGCTACTTTCTGATAGTTGGCATATAAGTAGTTCGGGATTTCACAAATAA
- a CDS encoding GntP family permease gives MYLVLILMAVVAFVVIATSRLKLHPFITLLLAAFITALAAGMPPGEIAPTISSGFGGILGSIGIVIILGTLIGTILEKTGATITMADTFISMLGKKYPKLTMSIIGYIVSVPVFCDSGYVILNSLKRSLGQRLNVSAVGMSVALATGLYATHIFVPPTPGPIAAAGNLGLMNNLGLVIGLGSIVAAFTAMAGLLWASRATTTLTCEEDSEEVVSYAELKAQYGELPSPTRAFAPILVPILLICLASVTNYPSHPFGDGTALQVVLQFLGSPLNALMIGLGLAVSLIRGEKRVSQFTDLISSGILACAPILLITGAGGAFGRVLSSTDIGTFLGEALSGLGIGIFMPFIVAAALKTAQGSSTVALVTTSVLVAPMLGDIGLASEMGRVLTVLAIGAGAMTVSHANDSFFWVVSQFSKMSVGTAYQAQTIATLVQGLTGIAVVYIMSLVLL, from the coding sequence ATGTATCTTGTACTTATCCTAATGGCCGTTGTTGCTTTCGTGGTGATTGCAACCTCGCGCCTCAAACTCCATCCCTTTATAACGTTATTGTTAGCTGCTTTCATAACAGCCCTGGCTGCAGGCATGCCGCCAGGTGAAATTGCACCAACCATTAGTAGTGGTTTTGGTGGCATATTGGGATCCATTGGTATTGTCATTATTTTGGGTACATTGATCGGCACAATTCTTGAGAAAACAGGTGCAACCATAACCATGGCTGATACTTTTATCAGCATGCTTGGTAAAAAGTACCCCAAGCTGACCATGTCAATTATTGGTTACATTGTTTCCGTGCCTGTTTTTTGTGATTCAGGTTACGTTATTTTGAACTCTCTCAAGCGCTCTCTTGGCCAGCGTCTAAATGTGTCTGCCGTTGGCATGAGCGTTGCACTTGCTACAGGGCTTTATGCGACACACATTTTTGTACCTCCTACACCAGGGCCAATTGCCGCAGCAGGAAACCTGGGGCTGATGAATAATCTGGGTTTGGTTATTGGATTGGGTAGTATCGTTGCTGCATTTACTGCCATGGCTGGTTTATTATGGGCTAGCAGGGCAACAACAACGCTGACATGCGAAGAGGATTCGGAAGAAGTAGTCAGTTATGCGGAACTTAAAGCTCAATATGGTGAACTACCATCTCCAACCAGAGCTTTTGCGCCAATTCTGGTTCCAATTCTTTTGATCTGCCTGGCTTCAGTGACTAATTATCCGAGCCACCCTTTTGGTGACGGGACTGCTTTACAGGTTGTTTTGCAGTTCCTCGGCTCACCGCTCAATGCCCTAATGATAGGCCTTGGTTTGGCTGTGAGCTTAATTCGCGGAGAGAAAAGGGTTAGCCAATTCACTGACTTGATCAGCAGTGGAATTCTTGCCTGTGCCCCCATTTTGTTAATAACGGGTGCTGGTGGTGCGTTTGGCCGCGTATTGTCCTCAACTGATATTGGTACATTCCTTGGTGAAGCCCTATCCGGCCTCGGCATCGGAATATTCATGCCGTTTATTGTGGCTGCTGCTCTGAAAACCGCTCAGGGATCTTCAACTGTCGCTTTGGTAACAACATCGGTGTTGGTGGCTCCTATGCTCGGAGATATTGGTCTGGCCAGCGAGATGGGAAGAGTACTTACTGTGTTAGCCATTGGTGCGGGGGCTATGACAGTGTCTCATGCCAATGACAGCTTCTTCTGGGTTGTGTCTCAGTTCAGCAAGATGAGTGTTGGAACTGCCTATCAGGCACAGACTATAGCTACTTTAGTTCAGGGGCTGACGGGGATTGCCGTCGTTTATATCATGAGTCTGGTATTGCTCTAA